The sequence GGGTTCGTGGTTCACGAACCGGGTCAGCTGGTCGACGAGGAGCCGCTTGGCGCGCGGCAGGAAGGCCGAGGAAGGGCCGCCGACATGCGGGCTGATCAGCACGCCCGGCGCCTGCCACAGGGGGTGGCCGGCGGGCAGCGGCTCGGGGTCGGTCACGTCCAGGGCCGCCGTGATCCGGCCCCGTTCCAGTTCGGCGAGGAGCGCCTTGGTGTCCACGACGGGACCGCGCGCGACGTTGACGAGCAGCGCGCCGTCCTTCATGCGGGCCAGGAAGCCGGCGTCCACGAGCCCACGGGTGTCTTCCGTGAGGGGGGTGCACAGGATCACGACGTCCGCGTGCGGAAGCAGAGAGGGCACATCGGCGATCGGATGCACGGGACCGCGCGCCACCGTGCGACCGGAGCGTGCGACCCGTGCGACCCGCGCGACCTCGAAAGGTACGAGCCGGTCCTCGATGGCGGCGCCGATGGCCCCGTATCCGACGATCAGGACGTTCTTGTCGGCGAGGGAGGGGTGGAAGCCGCTCAGCCAGCGCTCCTGTCGCTGGGCGCGGACGAATTCCGGTATGCCGCGCAGCGCGGCGAGGGTCAGGGTGAGCGCCAGCTCGGCGGTGCTGGTCTCGTGCACCCCGCGCGCATTGCACAGGCGTACGCCCGGCGCGATGTCCGAAAGCCGCGCGGTGATGTCGTCGACGCCGGCGGTGAGCGTCTGGATGACCCGGACGTTGGTCAGCCGCGCCAGCGGGGCCACCCGGACCGACAGCCGCTTCATGTACGGCACCACGTACACCGCGCACTCCGCCGGGTCGCCGGGAAACGGCTGGTCACCGTCCGCACCCCCGTCCCAGAACAGATAGCGGGGCCCGGCGGGCAGCCCCTCGATCTCCTCGGGCGGAATGGGAAGCCACACCTGTGCAGTCATGCCAGGAGGCTATGTCAGGCGCGTCCGGGTGCAGAGGTTAGGTTGGTGGCCGGGCAGAGGGAGGTTCACGAGCAGGTGGAGCGCAGGACGATCGGCGCGGGGGGACTCGCGGTGGGGGCCGTCGGACTCGGATGCATGCCGATGAGCTGGGCGTACACCGCATCCCGGCAGCGGGGTGAGGAGTCGGTCAGAGCCGTGCACCGGGCGCTGGACCTGGGTTCGGACCTCCTGGACACCGCGGACATGTACGGACCGTTCACCAACGAGCTGCTGCTCGGCCGGGTGCTCAGGGAGCGGCGCGCGGACGCCTTCGTGGCCACGAAGGTGGGGCTGCTGGTGGGCGAGCAGCACATCGTGGCCAACGGCCGCCCCGGCTATGTGCGGCGGGCCTGCGACGCCTCGCTGCGCCGGCTCCAGACGGACGTGATCGACCTGTACCAGCTGCACCGCCCCGACCCCGAGGTGCCCGTCGAGGAGACGTGGGGCGCGATGGCGGACCTGGTGCGGGCCGGGAAGGTGCGGGCGCTGGGGCTGTGCGCGCTGGGGGCGCGCGGCGGGCGCCGCTCGGGCGCGGGGCGGTACGACGGGACGCTGCGCCGGTTGCAGCGGGTCCAGCAGGTGTTCCCGGTCAGCGCGGTGCAGGCGGAGCTGTCGGTGTGGTCGCCGGAGGCGCTCCGGACGCTGGTGCCGTGGTGCGAGGCGCGCGGGGTCGGTTTCCTCGCGGCGATGCCGCTGGGCAACGGCTTCCTGACCGGCACGCTGACGCCGGGCGAGGGGTTCGAGCCGGACGACGTGCGGGCCCGGCATCCCCGCTTCACGGCCGAGATGATGGCGGCCAACCAGCCGATCGTGGCCGGGCTGCGGCGCATCGCCCGGCGGCACGGCGAGGAGGTCACCCCGGCGCAGGTGGCGCTGGCCTGGGTGCTGGCGCAGGGCCGCCATGTGATCGCGGTGCCGGGCACCAAGCGGGAGCGCTGGGCCGCCCAGAACGCGGCGGCGGCCGACCTGCGGCTGACCGCGCAGGACCTGGCGGAGGTGTCCCGCCTCCCGCCGGCGCAGGGGTCCTGGGACTGAGGTTTCCGGCCACGGGAATCCGGAGGCTGTGGTTCGGCGATCCGGGGGCCGGGATGCGGCAACGGACTGCGGCGATGTCCGACGGCTGTCCGGGACGCACAACGGCCGCCGGTGGCACGCCCGCCGGCCGTCCCTGACCCGCACCGGCCGCCGGTGGCACGGCAACGGCCGGCGGGCGTGCGGGAGTAGCGTGCGGGGTGGGCCGTTGGGGTGTCCGCCGTCTCGAAGGGAACCGTGATCGTGCGACGTCGAGCTGTACCGGCCGTGCTGGCCGCGACCGCCCTGCTGATGGCGGCCGGCTGCTCCTCCGGTGGCGGGAAGTCGTTGCTCCCGACGCCGACCGCCGCCGCGTCCGGCGGGGCCACCGCCTCGCGGAGCGCCGAGTCGGCCGCTCCCGCCAAGGGGTCGGTGCAGGTGCTGCGCACGGTGGCCGAGGGGCTGAAGTCGCCGTGGGGGCTGGCCGCGCTGCCCGGCGGTGATCTGCTGGTCTCCTCCCGGGACGAGGCCACGATCAGCCGGATCGACGCGAAGACCGGCCGGACGACGGTGCTGGGCACGGTCTCCGGGGTCTCGCCGGCCGGCGAGGGCGGGCTGCTGGGCATCGCGCTGTCCCCCGGCTACGCCTCGGACCACATGATCTACGCCTACTTCACCTCGGCCTCCGACAACCGCGTCGTCCGCGTCCGCTACGACGAGCGGAAACCGGCCGGTGAGCGACTCGGCGCTCCCGACACGGTGTTCAAGGGCATCCCCAAGGGCACCATCCACAACGGCGGCCGGATCGCGTTCGGACCGGACGGCATGCTCTACGCGGGCACCGGCGAGAGCGGCAAGCGGGGCCTGGCGCAGGACCGGTCCTCGCTCGGCGGGAAGATCCTGCGGATGACCCCGGACGGCGAACCGGCGCCCGGCAACCCCTTTCCCGGCTCCGTCGTGTACTCCTACGGCCACCGCAACGTCCAGGGCCTTGCCTGGGACCGCCACCAGCGGCTGTTCGCCTCGGAGTTCGGCCAGGACACCTGGGACGAGCTGAACGCGATCACACCGGGCGGGAACTACGGCTGGCCGAAGGCGGAGGGCCGGTCCTCCGACGCCGGCTTGCGGAACCCGGTGGCCCAGTGGCACACCGACGAGGCCTCTCCCAGTGGCATCGCCTGCGTGGACGGCGTGATCTGGATGGCGGGACTGCGCGGCAAGCGCCTGTGGCGCGTCCCGCTGGACGGTGTCGCGGCCTCCGCCGCACCGCAGGCGTTCCTCACCGGCGCCTACGGCCGGCTGCGCACGGTGGCCCCGGCGGGCGCCGGCCGGCTCTGGCTGGTGACCAGCGACACGGACGGCCGGGGCGATCCGAAGAAGGGCGACGACCGGGTGCTGGAGCTGCGGGTGCGCTAGGGCCTGTCTGACCATTCGCGTCGTCGCCCGGAGGGCGGCAGACGGGAATGGTCAGGCAGGCCCCGGGCCCGGCGGCCGGGGTCAGTCGGTGCCGGGCGCGGGCTCCGCGTCGGGCGGCGCGGGCGGGGACAGGCGTATCACCGCCTTGCCGGAGGTCAGGTCTATGGGACCGTGACCGGGGTCGTTGTCGCCGACGTCCTCCCGGGACAGCTCCAGCCGGTTCTGTTCGTCCCGGGTGTGTTTGCGGCCGGGTGCGAACAGGTCCTCGAAGGCGTTGAACACGGCTCCCCCCTCACTGCCGGTTTTCTCCAGCGTAGGTCTCACCCGGACGATTCGGCAGCGAGCGTCCCGGCCATGACCAGGCCGAGCCGGTGCGCCACCGCCGCCGCCTCGCCCCGGCCCGCGACCCCGAGCTTGCCCAGGATGTTGGACACGTGGACGCTCGCGGTCTTCGGCGAGATGAACAGCTCCTCTGCTATCTGGCGGTTGGTGCGGCCGGCCGCGACCAGCCCGAGGACGTCCCGCTCTCGGCTGGTGAGGCCGAACGCGGCGGCCGGGTCGGCGGCCGGCTCCTGCCGCCTGCCGCCGCCGAGGCTGAGCCGGGCGCGCTGGGCGAGCCGGGCGACGGCGTCGGCGAGCGGGCGGGCCCGGAGGTGGGCGGCGACCGCCGCGGCCAGCCGGAGCAGTTCCACGGCGCGGTCGCGCTCGCCGTCGCCGCCCTCGGCCAGCAGCGCCCCGGCCAGGCGGTGCCGGACCCGGGCGAGGTCGTAGGGGCGGTCCAGGCATTCGAAGGCGGTGACGACCGGGGACCAGGTCTCGGCGGTGTCCCGGCCCTCGGCGCGCAGCAGTTCCGCTTGGGCCCAGCGGCCGTAGGCCTGCCACAACGGGACTCCGGTGGCCAGCGTCCGTACGGCCGTGGAGAGGCGGTCGAGGATCTCGGTGCGGCCGGGCCGGGCGGCGGACAGGGTGCGGGCGTCGGCCTCGGCGGTGGCGGCGGCCAGCAGCAGCGGCCAGCCGTGCCGGTGGGTGCCGGGCGGGAACCCGGCGTCCAGCGCGGGGAGCAGGATCGCGCGGGCGTCCTCGATCCTGCCCTCGGCGGCGGCGATGCCGAGGGCGGTGCGGGCCAGCGGCAGGGACTGCTGGGGCCGGGGGTCGTGGGTGCCGTACCAGGAGCGGGCGGTGGCGAGCTGCCGAGCGGCCTCGGCGAGGTCGCCGCGGGCCAGGGCGAGGTGGGCCAGGCGCAGGGCGCCACCGGCCCGGGGTTTGGCGCTGTGGCCGACCCGGGTGGCGTGCGCGGCGGCCTCGGCGGCCTCGTCCCACCGGCCGAGCGCGTAGAGCGCCTCGGAGAGGTTGCCCCAGACCCAGGCTTCGGAGTCCAGCAGTCCGTACCGGCGGCAGAACTCGATGCCCTCGCGCAGCAGCGGGTCGGCCTCCCGGTCCCGGCCGACGCTGCGCAGCGCGGACGGCAGGTTGACGTAGGCGCGGCCGGCGACCGGGTGCACGCCCTCCGCCAGGGTGTCCCGCAGCACCTGCCGCATCTGCGCGAGGCCCGCCTCCGGGTCGCCGGACTCGACCGTCAGGCCGCCGAGGGTGAGCAGGGCGTGCAGTTCGGTCTCGCGGGCGCCCACCATGCGCGCGTACTCCACGGCCCGTTCGGCGGCGGCCAGGGCCTCGGGGCCGGGCCGGTGCTGCATGGACCAGTTGGCGACGACCGCCAGCACCTCGGCGTGCACCTCGGACGGCGGCAGGCCGCGCACCAGCTCCTGAGCGGTGGCCAGTTCCTGCCAGCCGTCGCCGCGGGCCTGGGCCTGGACCAGCCGGGAGCGCTGCACCCAGAACCAGGCGGCGCGCAGCGGGTCCGGGTCCTCCTCCAGCAGGCGCAGGGCCCGCTTGGTGATCTTCAGGGCGCGCTCCCGTTCGCCGCCGAAGCGGCCCGCCACCGCGGCCTCGGCCATCAGGTCGAGGTAGCGCAGCGGGGTGGTGGCCGGGTCGCAGCCGCACGGAGGGTAGACCTCCGCGTAGTCCACCGGACGCAGGGCGGCGCGCACGTCCGCGGGGGCGCCGTCCCACAGTTCCATCGCCCGTTCCAGCAGGCCGAGTTGTTCGGTGTAGGCGTGCCGGCGGCGGGCGACGACGGCGGCGGCCAGGACGGCGGGCAGGGCCTTGGCGGCGTCGTGCGCGTGGTACCAGTAGCTGGCCAGGCGCATCACGCGGGCGTCGGCCGGGACGAGCGTGGGGTCGGCTTCCAGGGCCTCGGCGTAGCGGCGGCTGAGGCGGGAGCGTTCGCCGGGCAGCAGGTCGTCGGCGACGGCCTCGCGGACCAGGGAGTGGCGGAAGCGGTAGCCGTCGCCGGCCGGGGTGACGGTGAGGATGTTGGCGCCGACGGCGGCCCGCAGCGCCTCGATGAGGTCGTCCTCGGCCAGCCGGGCCACGGCGGCGATCAGCCGGTACTCCACCGTGGAGCCGCCCTCGGCGACGATCCGGGCGACCCGCTGGGCGGTCTCGGGCAGTGCCTCGACCCGGACGAGGAGCACATCGCGCAGGGAGTCGGTGAGACCGGTGCAGTTGCCCTGGCAGTCGGCGACGGCGAGTTCCTCGATGAAGAAGGCGTTGCCGTCGGAGCGGGCGTAGATCTCGTCGACCCGGGCGGGGTCGGGCTCGGTGGCGAGGATGCCGGCGATCTGGCGGCCGGCCTCCTCGCGGGTGAAGCGGGCGAGTTCGATCCGCAGGACGGTGCGCAGCCGGTCGAGTTCGGCGAGCAGGGGGCGCAGCGGGTGGCGGCGGTGGATGTCGTCGCTGCGGTAGCTCGCCAGGACGAGGAGGCGGCCGGCGCGCAGGGTGCGCAGCAGGTAGGCCAGCAGGTGGCGGGTGGAGGCGTCGGCCCAGTGCAGGTCCTCCAGGACCAGGACGACGGGGTGGGCGGCGGCGACCCGCTCCAGCAGCCGGGCGGTCAGTTCGAACAGGCGGGCCATGCCCTGTTCGTCGTGGCGGCCGGCGCCGGCCTCGCCGAGGTCGGGCAGCAGCCGGGCGAGTTCCTCCTCCTGGCCGGCCGCGGCGGCGGCGAACTCCTCGGGCAGCGCGTCGCGCAGGGCCCGCAACGCGGCGGAGAAGGGGGCGAACGGCAGCCCGTCGGCGCCGATCTCCACGCAGCCGCCGACGGCGACGACGGCGCCGCGGCCGGCGGCGGCCGCGGCGAACTCCTCCACGAGGCGGGTCTTGCCCACGCCTGCCTCGCCGCCGAGCAGCAGCGCCTGCGGCTCGGCGGCGGCGGCGCGGGCGAGCGCGTCGTTCAGCGTGGCCAACTCGGCGGTGCGGCCGACGAAAACGGGACTGACGGACCTGGTCTCCACGGGCCCGAGCATCGCACGAGGCCGCGACGACAGGGCAGTGGTTTTCCACAGGTCCCGTGTGATGGTCGTACCGACAGCCGGAAGGGCCGTACGGCTTCGCCGGGAAGCCGTACGACCCTGGTACCGCCGGCGGCCGACCCCCGTCCGGCCGCCGTCCGCCCGCGTCGTCACGCGGTGCGCGGCAGCCCGTGGCGGCGCGAGCCGTCGGTATGCGACTCGGCGGCCGGGGCCCCGTCGCCGGGCCGCGCGCGGCGGGCGGCGCGGCGGGAGCGTACGGCCTCGCGGGCCAGGCGCTCCTCCCGGGCCGTGCGGCGCAGCTCGGCGGAGCGCAGGCGGTGCAGTTCGAGCTCGTACATGGCGGGTCCCTCCCAGGGAGTCCGTGGTGTGTGCCGCGTTCCGCGACACACACCACTGTCGTTCCGCGCCCGGGTCCGTCGCATCGGGAGAGTTCCGCATCTTGGGGCGGCCTGCGGGCCGCGTGCGCGCGTAAGGGGCCTTAGGACGGCCCGCGCGGTGCGCGCGGCGCCCTAAGGCCCCTCGGGCTCGCGGCCGGTCAGCCGGCGGAGGGCAGGGCCAGCAGGGCGTCGGAGTACTTGAGGACGGCCAGCAGCAGGCCGATGACGCCGAGCGAGAGGCCCGCCCAGGCCACCGACCTGATCCAGGCGGCCTGCGGCCGGCCGGGGGTGCCGAAGGCGGGCCGGACCAGCACGACCACGGCGGTGAGCAGCGCGGCCAGCGCGAACAGGCCGGCCCACAGCGCGGTGGTGTGCCAGGCGTCGCCGTAGACCTCCTTGAGCTGGGTGCCGACGCCCGCGCTGGTGGACGTGCGCAGCTGGCCGATGAGCTGCTCCCGGGCGGCGGCTACGGTGCCGGTCCAGCCGCCGGTGAG comes from Streptomyces sp. SCL15-4 and encodes:
- a CDS encoding 2-hydroxyacid dehydrogenase yields the protein MTAQVWLPIPPEEIEGLPAGPRYLFWDGGADGDQPFPGDPAECAVYVVPYMKRLSVRVAPLARLTNVRVIQTLTAGVDDITARLSDIAPGVRLCNARGVHETSTAELALTLTLAALRGIPEFVRAQRQERWLSGFHPSLADKNVLIVGYGAIGAAIEDRLVPFEVARVARVARSGRTVARGPVHPIADVPSLLPHADVVILCTPLTEDTRGLVDAGFLARMKDGALLVNVARGPVVDTKALLAELERGRITAALDVTDPEPLPAGHPLWQAPGVLISPHVGGPSSAFLPRAKRLLVDQLTRFVNHEPLRNVILTTGPGTAGATGR
- a CDS encoding aldo/keto reductase produces the protein MERRTIGAGGLAVGAVGLGCMPMSWAYTASRQRGEESVRAVHRALDLGSDLLDTADMYGPFTNELLLGRVLRERRADAFVATKVGLLVGEQHIVANGRPGYVRRACDASLRRLQTDVIDLYQLHRPDPEVPVEETWGAMADLVRAGKVRALGLCALGARGGRRSGAGRYDGTLRRLQRVQQVFPVSAVQAELSVWSPEALRTLVPWCEARGVGFLAAMPLGNGFLTGTLTPGEGFEPDDVRARHPRFTAEMMAANQPIVAGLRRIARRHGEEVTPAQVALAWVLAQGRHVIAVPGTKRERWAAQNAAAADLRLTAQDLAEVSRLPPAQGSWD
- a CDS encoding PQQ-dependent sugar dehydrogenase; this translates as MAAGCSSGGGKSLLPTPTAAASGGATASRSAESAAPAKGSVQVLRTVAEGLKSPWGLAALPGGDLLVSSRDEATISRIDAKTGRTTVLGTVSGVSPAGEGGLLGIALSPGYASDHMIYAYFTSASDNRVVRVRYDERKPAGERLGAPDTVFKGIPKGTIHNGGRIAFGPDGMLYAGTGESGKRGLAQDRSSLGGKILRMTPDGEPAPGNPFPGSVVYSYGHRNVQGLAWDRHQRLFASEFGQDTWDELNAITPGGNYGWPKAEGRSSDAGLRNPVAQWHTDEASPSGIACVDGVIWMAGLRGKRLWRVPLDGVAASAAPQAFLTGAYGRLRTVAPAGAGRLWLVTSDTDGRGDPKKGDDRVLELRVR
- a CDS encoding DUF6191 domain-containing protein, with translation MFNAFEDLFAPGRKHTRDEQNRLELSREDVGDNDPGHGPIDLTSGKAVIRLSPPAPPDAEPAPGTD
- a CDS encoding helix-turn-helix transcriptional regulator → MLGPVETRSVSPVFVGRTAELATLNDALARAAAAEPQALLLGGEAGVGKTRLVEEFAAAAAGRGAVVAVGGCVEIGADGLPFAPFSAALRALRDALPEEFAAAAAGQEEELARLLPDLGEAGAGRHDEQGMARLFELTARLLERVAAAHPVVLVLEDLHWADASTRHLLAYLLRTLRAGRLLVLASYRSDDIHRRHPLRPLLAELDRLRTVLRIELARFTREEAGRQIAGILATEPDPARVDEIYARSDGNAFFIEELAVADCQGNCTGLTDSLRDVLLVRVEALPETAQRVARIVAEGGSTVEYRLIAAVARLAEDDLIEALRAAVGANILTVTPAGDGYRFRHSLVREAVADDLLPGERSRLSRRYAEALEADPTLVPADARVMRLASYWYHAHDAAKALPAVLAAAVVARRRHAYTEQLGLLERAMELWDGAPADVRAALRPVDYAEVYPPCGCDPATTPLRYLDLMAEAAVAGRFGGERERALKITKRALRLLEEDPDPLRAAWFWVQRSRLVQAQARGDGWQELATAQELVRGLPPSEVHAEVLAVVANWSMQHRPGPEALAAAERAVEYARMVGARETELHALLTLGGLTVESGDPEAGLAQMRQVLRDTLAEGVHPVAGRAYVNLPSALRSVGRDREADPLLREGIEFCRRYGLLDSEAWVWGNLSEALYALGRWDEAAEAAAHATRVGHSAKPRAGGALRLAHLALARGDLAEAARQLATARSWYGTHDPRPQQSLPLARTALGIAAAEGRIEDARAILLPALDAGFPPGTHRHGWPLLLAAATAEADARTLSAARPGRTEILDRLSTAVRTLATGVPLWQAYGRWAQAELLRAEGRDTAETWSPVVTAFECLDRPYDLARVRHRLAGALLAEGGDGERDRAVELLRLAAAVAAHLRARPLADAVARLAQRARLSLGGGRRQEPAADPAAAFGLTSRERDVLGLVAAGRTNRQIAEELFISPKTASVHVSNILGKLGVAGRGEAAAVAHRLGLVMAGTLAAESSG